A segment of the Rhizobium sp. ZPR4 genome:
TTATCGGACCCGAGCAGGGCTTCACGCTGCCCGGCATGACCATCGTCTGCGGCGACAGCCACACCTCGACCCATGGCGCCTTCGGCTCGCTCGCCCACGGTATCGGCACCTCCGAGGTCGAGCATGTGCTCGCCACGCAGACGCTGATCCAGAAGAAGGCCAAGAACATGCTGGTGCAGGTCGACGGCCAGCTGCCGCCGGGTGTCACCGCCAAGGACATCATCCTTGCCATCATCGGCGAAATCGGCACCGCGGGCGGCACCGGCTACGTCATCGAATATGCCGGCGAAGCCATTCGCGCGCTGTCGATGGAAGGCCGCATGACCATCTGCAACATGTCGATCGAAGGCGGCGCCCGCGCCGGCCTCATCGCGCCGGATGAGATCACCTTCGAATACATCAAGGGCAAGCCGCGCGCGCCGAAGGGCGAAGCGCTGGAACAGGCAATCGCCTACTGGAAAACGCTGCAGTCGGACGAAGGCGCGCATTACGACCGCATCGTCAAGCTCGATGCCGCCAGCCTGCCGCCGATCGTTTCCTGGGGCTCCTCGCCGGAAGACGTCATCTCCGTTCAGGGCGTCGTCCCGAACCCGGATGAAATCCAGGACGAGACCAAGCGTACCTCCAAGTGGCGCGCCCTCGACTATATGGGCCTGAAGCCCGGCACCCCGATGACCGAGATCAACGTCGATCGCGTCTTCATCGGCTCCTGCACCAACGGCCGCATCGAAGACCTGCGCGCCGTTGCCAAGGTCGTCGAAGGCAAGACGGTGGCCTCCACAGTCGACGCCATGATCGTTCCGGGCTCCGGCCTCGTGAAGGAGCAGGCGGAAGCCGAAGGCCTCGACAAGATCTTCAAGGCTGCCGGTTTCGACTGGCGCGAGCCTGGCTGTTCCATGTGCCTCGCCATGAACGACGACCGGCTGAAGCCGGGCGAGCGTTGCGCTTCGACCTCGAACCGCAACTTCGAAGGCCGTCAGGGCTTCAAGGGCCGCACGCATCTGGTCTCGCCGGCCATGGCCGCAGCCGCCGCGATCGCCGGTCACTTCGTCGATATCCGCGAGTGGAAGTAAACCTTCAAAGCATGAATGACAAAGGGCGGCCCGATGGCCGCCCTTTTTGTTTGCGAGTAATACCAGATGCCGAACCTATCGCTTTGACGCGACAGGCTGGCTATCAGGTGCGGCAAGTCCTGCCTGCGGAGCCTGCTGCGCCCGCTGGCTGAGCCAGACGCTACCGAGCACGATGACGATGCCGAACATCTGCATTGGGCTCAGCTGCTGGCCGAGCACTGCCCAACCCAGGATCACAGCGGTCGTCGGGCTGAGGAAGCCGAGCGGAGAGACCACGGAGGGCTCAAGCCGCGACAAGCCGCGGAACCAGAGAATATAGGTGAGCGCTGCGCCGATCAGGCCGAGATAGGTAAAGCCGAGAATGTTGGCGCCGGTCAGATGCGGCAGCGGCGGTTCGAGCAGCAGCGCCACCGGCAGCAGCAACAGGCCACCCGCCGTCAGCTGCCATGCCGTGAAGGCCAGCGGCGAGACATCGGGCCGCCAGCGGCGGCTGAGCACGGTGCCGGCTGCCATGGAAAAGGCTCCGGCAATGCCGGCGACGATACCGATCGGATCGAGCGTCGCATTCGGTGTCAGGATCAGCAACGCAACCCCGCCGATGCCGGCAATGGCTGCGATGATCGAAAGGCTGCGGATCGGCGATCCCAGCAGCAATCGCGCCAGTACGATGACGATCAGCGGCTGAACGGCACCGACGGTCGCGGCAACGCCGCCGGGCAACCGATAGGCCGAAATGAACAGCAGCCACCAGAAGACCGAAAAATTCAGCGCCCCGAGAACCAGCGACTTCAGCCACCAGACGCCATGCGGCAATTGCCTGACAATGGCGAGCAAAAGTAACCCTGCCGGTAAGGCACGCAGCATGGCGACAGTGAGGGGATAGCCGGCCGGCAAAAGCTGCGTCGTCACCAGATAGGTGCTGCCCCAGATCGCCGGCGCGATGGCGGTCAACAACAGATCGAAATTGCGGTTCATGGTCTTGGTCTCGAAATTTATCTTGATCTCAAGATAAACTGAAGTGCCTTGACGTCAAGATAAATTCATGGCGAGATCCAGGTATGGATCGCATCGACAAAATTCTCGAGCAATGGCGCCGCGAACGGCCTGACCTCGACACCTCGGCCATGGGTCTATTTGGGCGCATGCGCAATCTCACCCTCCATCTCTCGCGCGAGATGGAGAAGACCTTCGGCCGCTTCAACCTGAACTCGGCGAACTTCGACATGCTGGCGACCCTGCGCCGCTCGGGCGAGCCCTATACCCTCTCCCCCGGCGACCTGATGGAGACGATGATGGTGTCATCGGGCACGATGACCAATCGCATCGATCAGCTGGAGAGGGCCGGCCTCGTCGCCCGCAGCCAGAACCCGAATGACGGCCGCGGCTTCCTGATATCTCTGACACCAAAGGGTTTCGACCTGATCGACGCGGCAGTGACGGCGCATGTCGAAACGCAGAGGCGTTTGATCTCGACCCTTTCGGAAGGCGAAAGAAAGGCTCTTGACCGCCTGCTACGCAATTATTTAGCCGACTTCGAGCCCCATTCATAAGCCCGCGCGCCGGCGCAAACATCGCGTATGCAGCCGCGCAACCAGCGATGCGCCGGATCAGCATCCATCCGCGGGTGCCAGAGCAGCGAGATCGTCACATCGGATGTCGGCACCGGCAGCGCGAAACTATACATGCCGACACGTAGATTGCCCGTATATCGTTCGGGAACGCTGACGATCAGGTCCGACGCCCGCGCCAGAGCCAGCGCCGCCGAAAAACTGCCGACAAGCGTCGCGATCCGCCGCGCAAGCCCCAACTCTCCCAGCGCCTCGTCGATCTCTCCCTTCTGCAGGCCACGGCGTGAAACCAGAATGTGTTGCCCGGCGGCATAATGCTCCGGGGTCATCTCCCCTTCGCTCAACGGATGCCCGCTTCGGACCACGCCGATGAAGCGATCGTGGAACAGCGCCTGCGTTCGCAACTCCGGACCGGTATCGTCGCCGACAACACCAGTCTCGAAGTCGATCGTCCCATCACGCAGCGGCGTACTGTCCTTGTCCAGCTTCTGCGCGAAGTAAAGCTGGACGCCAGGCGCCTGCTCGGCAATGCGCGTAATCAGTTCAGCGCCGAAGTTCTCCGCGAAGCCTTCGCGGGTGCGCAACGTGAAAATTCGAGAAAGCTGTTTCAAATTCAGGGCCTCGGCCGGCCGTAAGGCTGCTTCCGCTTCCTGCACGAGCCGGCCGATACTTTCACGCA
Coding sequences within it:
- the leuC gene encoding 3-isopropylmalate dehydratase large subunit — translated: MSAPRTLYDKIWDDHLVDAQDDGTCLLYIDRHLVHEVTSPQAFEGLRMTGRKVHAPQKTLAVVDHNVPTSADRHLGIKNEESRIQVEQLAKNAAEFGVEYYSENDKRQGIVHIIGPEQGFTLPGMTIVCGDSHTSTHGAFGSLAHGIGTSEVEHVLATQTLIQKKAKNMLVQVDGQLPPGVTAKDIILAIIGEIGTAGGTGYVIEYAGEAIRALSMEGRMTICNMSIEGGARAGLIAPDEITFEYIKGKPRAPKGEALEQAIAYWKTLQSDEGAHYDRIVKLDAASLPPIVSWGSSPEDVISVQGVVPNPDEIQDETKRTSKWRALDYMGLKPGTPMTEINVDRVFIGSCTNGRIEDLRAVAKVVEGKTVASTVDAMIVPGSGLVKEQAEAEGLDKIFKAAGFDWREPGCSMCLAMNDDRLKPGERCASTSNRNFEGRQGFKGRTHLVSPAMAAAAAIAGHFVDIREWK
- a CDS encoding EamA family transporter, producing MNRNFDLLLTAIAPAIWGSTYLVTTQLLPAGYPLTVAMLRALPAGLLLLAIVRQLPHGVWWLKSLVLGALNFSVFWWLLFISAYRLPGGVAATVGAVQPLIVIVLARLLLGSPIRSLSIIAAIAGIGGVALLILTPNATLDPIGIVAGIAGAFSMAAGTVLSRRWRPDVSPLAFTAWQLTAGGLLLLPVALLLEPPLPHLTGANILGFTYLGLIGAALTYILWFRGLSRLEPSVVSPLGFLSPTTAVILGWAVLGQQLSPMQMFGIVIVLGSVWLSQRAQQAPQAGLAAPDSQPVASKR
- a CDS encoding MarR family transcriptional regulator — its product is MDRIDKILEQWRRERPDLDTSAMGLFGRMRNLTLHLSREMEKTFGRFNLNSANFDMLATLRRSGEPYTLSPGDLMETMMVSSGTMTNRIDQLERAGLVARSQNPNDGRGFLISLTPKGFDLIDAAVTAHVETQRRLISTLSEGERKALDRLLRNYLADFEPHS
- a CDS encoding LysR family transcriptional regulator; protein product: MSTPDLNLLVTLNVLLAEGSVARAARRLRLSPSAMSRQLARLRETTGDPLLVRAGRGLVPTPRALELRESIGRLVQEAEAALRPAEALNLKQLSRIFTLRTREGFAENFGAELITRIAEQAPGVQLYFAQKLDKDSTPLRDGTIDFETGVVGDDTGPELRTQALFHDRFIGVVRSGHPLSEGEMTPEHYAAGQHILVSRRGLQKGEIDEALGELGLARRIATLVGSFSAALALARASDLIVSVPERYTGNLRVGMYSFALPVPTSDVTISLLWHPRMDADPAHRWLRGCIRDVCAGARAYEWGSKSAK